The proteins below come from a single Vanessa cardui chromosome 7, ilVanCard2.1, whole genome shotgun sequence genomic window:
- the LOC124531267 gene encoding class E basic helix-loop-helix protein 22-like — translation MEGRRTWDGVPLGESHSPPQSVPGRRTPLGAVGLGGFYMQGGQPPPQQHCYPTDENQPEPGTSYAQRPIGEGKSKQKIRQGKNVRLNINARERRRMHDLNDALDELRSVIPYAHSPSVRKLSKIATLLLAKNYILMQASALEELRRLVAYLQGTATAAGFVPPPGFDLTTLPAAAKLLQPPNTGPPAPPDPPS, via the exons CTTGGGATGGAGTGCCGCTGGGCGAGTCGCACTCTCCTCCACAGTCGGTGCCGGGGCGACGGACGCCGTTGGGTGCTGTTGGCCTCGGCGGCTTCTATATGCAAGGAGGCCAGCCTCCGCCTCAGCAGCATTGCTATCCCACTGACGAAAACCAACCGGAACCAGGAACGAGCTACGCTCAAAG GCCAATTGGAGAGGGTAAATCGAAACAGAAGATAAGACAAGGAAAAAATGTGAGACTGAATATCAACGCGAGGGAACGAAGGAGGATGCACGACTTG AATGACGCGCTCGATGAGTTGCGTAGCGTCATCCCCTATGCACACTCGCCATCCGTTCGAAAGCTTTCCAAAATAGCAACACTGCTTCTTGCCAAAAACTACATCCTAATGCAGGCCAGCGCGCTTGAAGAGTTGCGCAG GTTGGTAGCTTATCTCCAAGGGACGGCAACAGCCGCTGGCTTCGTTCCCCCGCCAGGATTCGACTTGACCACTCTCCCTGCAGCTGCGAAACTTTTGCAGCCTCCCAATACTGGGCCGCCCGCCCCTCCAGATCCACCCTCTTGA